In Malus sylvestris chromosome 2, drMalSylv7.2, whole genome shotgun sequence, the genomic stretch taggcagtctaacgaagaggttagatgcagtTGTAAAGTGTACGAAAAATTATCATGCATCTGGATCTTTAATTATACTTGGTACATATGATAAAGGTAGGGTATGTTGAGTTACGGGCATTtagtgacgtcacgtgtcgatcttgGATGTATgtcaggatcggggcgtgacacaaCTTTTTAGTATCTCTTGGGATTTCGGTCGAGTTATGTAATGCTCTTTCTATTGTCTCAATTCTTTGGCATCCTCCTCCATGTAATTGGGTTAAAGTGAATAGAAATGAGCTTGTTAAGGGTAACCCAGGTCCTACGTCTTGTGATGCGGTCTTTTGAGATTCTATGAGTTATTTTCTCGGTGGATTCTCTCAGATTTTGGGGCATCATATTTCTATCTATGCGGAGCTTTATGTTGTCATCCTTCCAGCGGAGTTAAATAAGAAgtggaaacaaaacaaaacaaaacaaaaaaaatgatgtgtaaCTTAAATTATGATGCTGCTATTTCTACCCTTTTGTCTTATTTTCTCACTCActttaaattataaaatttattaCGTAATTTACCTCTTGCAAAATAACTTTCAAAGATCtacacaaaaataataataaaaacattaaatgaaattacaacacagaaaaagaaaaactaagacGTAACAAAAGAATCCTGACTGCCACCCCTTTCAACAACCCAGCTCACCAGCGGCAACTTAATTCTCTTTCACTGCCGGCCAACCCTCCCCCTCCACCTCTTCTcttctatcttctcaaactaATGGTCCAAAGTTTAGATCGCATTCCATTTGGACGATGGCAATACAATCCCAACTTTCCATCTTTAGATTTAAAGAAGAAGATTCATAAGAATTTGGGTATAAAGAATTTATCAGCAGACTGATTAAAATCATGAGAGTGGTGCATAACTTCTTTAGGTAATCATCACTAGCCCAATACAAAACACACAAACATGATTACTCAGAGAGACATTCCATGAACAATTAAGAAGGTGAATTCAAGCAAGTAACGGAGAGATATTTGATGTGGATTTTATGTGATCAGCATCGTGagagtttttttggacttttcgttagttttcctttattttaaagatgtatagtaggttttttttttttttttttttttttaacaagcaaTATTATCTGTCTTAAGAGGGAGGGGtggggtttagcctcacaattggctatcaataatatggttcaaattcacttttggagagaatcaaatctaagacctctcactttacaactgaagagaaatatcactagacagTAGTACTAAGTCGCAAAGATTTGATGAGGTTTTCATATTTTTGGGTTGGTATGTTCTACGGCTcttgcgttttttttttaaattttttttttcgtttttatatCATTTAAAGGTATattagaattatattcattcacatatCACATTGTCATCATCAACATATGTTCATACGATTCCCAACTTAGTTGACAACATCATGAGGTTGATTAGGGTGTTCCATTAAGGATGATTCTTAACACATCGTATGTGACATTGCCATACGATTCACAACAACAAACAACGAATTCAGTTCCTCTCCTAATGAAAGACATTTGTATCTGCAATTTGTATGTGGCAATTTGCTCTTTTACATCTTATtgtttcttatttatttgtaatttttttagtttgaattttttcttttaaattaaattgttttattttagaaTCCTTATTATTAGTGAGGGGTATTTTGGGGATattaaaagcttcaccattttGGTGTGCTCCTTTTATATATAGAAGATATTAGAGTTATTTTGGGAGCAATAATGGATGGGAAAAAACATTTTATGGCTCGTTTGtgagtacttttaaaatgattgaaaacacttttagtgAAAAcatttttgaaaccaatccttagtaaaaatgtaagTGGATCCTAAAAAAGCATTTTATGTTCTTCATACAAAAAGCACATATCTAGTGCTTCTTTCAAAAGTACTTAAAGTatttttgaaacccaaaatcaatttcattaaaaaacactttcaatcattttaaaaaaactttcaaacgaactgttaattttttaagttggtGAAATTATAATATGAGTAAAAAAATAAGACATTGAAGTGGGTGGAGCACCACTTAAATTATTATTGAACATGCAAGGAGGAGAGAATAAGTAATTGAGAAGGaataaaaagaaaggaagatATGCATGCACATCGAAATATCGAATGTTGTTCTAGAGGAATAGAAAAGaacataatataatattagagaaTAAGAGATTtgctttgcctttgcctttgtGTGATCcatcaacatcatcatttaCTAATCATCTAAATAAAGGACAAGTGTCACCTTTAAACCCACCAGGCATGATCTTTTCATATGGGTTCATGgatttatgggtcaagcttttgacCTCCTCTCTCTCGCCTCAAGTCTCTGAAACCGTGGGAAACGTTATGAGGTTTATTAATTCAAAGTCCATTTTGAGAAATTTACATGATACGATTATACtgttagtataatattttatatcaattacatattattatgtgaataaaattttatatataatatcTTATTAGTAACATGGTAGGTTGAGATAACAATATACCCGTATCATATTAGTTATTCTCCATATAATTAAAACCatttaaaaaacattttctaaatgaaaattgttaatttcattttgtttgtaattaacttacaaattgaaTTACCTTGGTTTTCAATGACAACGAGCTACACGTATAGATAAGTCGCTCAGCTACAAATGCGTTCATTCGAACATCTAAGAATAGGCACCAATGATTGTCTATCTACTAGCCGTCATCAGATTGATTCCAACAACGTCCAATAGATAGGCGCTTAGGTAAACAAAACACAATGAAACCGTGAGACTTTAAAATCTAAACAAATTAGTTGTGGTAAAATGCAAGGTCAATTTATGGTTGGAATCGATAATTGACGTTTGGTCTTAAGGTAATCATGTGGGGTAAGAAATAATTGACATTAAACAGAAAGTTCGGTTTCTAGAATtgtgacaaaaaaataattacatGAAAAAGGAAGGGTACCATTGCAAAAGCAGCTGTAAACCGAATGGAGGTAAaagctaaaaaagaaaaaaataacgtggtaaatttgaaataaaaaaaaaagtaaaacaaaaactaaaattagTAGGGGGTATTTGGGGTTAGTCCGATCGAGACACTAAAAATGGCAGACATTTTTCCACCATCATTGCTTACTTTCTTCGTCCAACTGTTTGGTCCGGTAGCGGTTCTCGGAGCCAAATCCGGAATCAAAAACCAGAGTGTTGAATCCTTTGTTCAAACTCAACCaagcaagaaaagaaaacgaggagaaaaaaggaaaaagaaaaaaacaccgGAAACAGAGAAAAAGCCAGTCGTTGGAACCAACCAAACCTTTTTGCTTTCccatcaatcaaatagtttgattttctttttcctgggtttttaatttttatttttccaaattctgAATTACCCACTGCacaaaaacccacaaaaaacaaaacccagatttggttttttggtttttttgtttgttgttcTGTATTTTGATTTCCTCCATTGTTTACTCTTCTGGGTTTGTTCCAGAAATGGTTGCTTTCCACTGCTTCTGAAGCACATACATTGTctgtatagagagagagagagagagcgagagaggagTGAGAGGGGTTTTTGATCTGGGGATTGGTGAGCCTGAGCCAAGAGGAATGTGAGGAAGGTGAAGAGAGAGGTAGCTAAGCAGAGGGAGGTTTCAGCGAGATAATGAGCAAAGAGTTCAGATTCATTTTAAAGGCCTGGGAAGCAACTCTGCGCAAAACACACACTGGTGGAAAGAAAAGGGCCAACCCTTTATTCACAACAATGTCCGTAGCCCCTGCAGATCATGAGCCTGGTGAAATCTATCAGGACGAGAAGGTCCTCGCCAATGGTGACTTCTACACCGGCCAGTGGGTCGACAACTACGCGCACGGCCAAGGGAAGTACCTGTGGACCGATGGGTGTATGTACCTTGGCGAATGGCAGAAGGGTAGGACGTCGGGTAAAGGAAAATTTAGTTGGCCTTCTGGTGCCACTTATGAAGGGGAATTCAAGAACGGATATATGGATGGCAAAGGAACTTACATGGGTTCTTGTGGAGATACCTATAGAGGATCGTGGGTTATGAATTTGAAATATGGTCAGGGGGCTAAGAGCTTTGTCAATGGGGATTATTACGAGGGTGAATGGCGCCGCGGGCTGCAGGACGGGCAGGGGCGGTATCAATGGAAAAATGGGAGCCATTATATCGGCCAATGGAAGCATGGAATGATTCATGGGAATGGGATCATGATTTGGAGCAATGGGAATCGGTATGACGGGTCTTGGGAAGAAGGTTTGCCTAAAGGAAATGGCACGTTTCGGTGGGCTGATGGGAGCTTCTATGTGGGAGTTTGGAGTAAGGATTCGAAAGAGCAGAATGGGACTTACTACCCAGCAGGGTCCTCGGGTGGTAATGTGGATTGGGATCCTCAGGAGGTGTTTGCAGTGGACTTGAATGATTGCAAGGTGTGCCCGCAGGAAACTATTCCGATATACCCTTCACAGAAGACGATGAGTTGGCCTGGATTTGAAGGGGAGTTCTTGAACAAGCAGCCTATTTATAAAAACGGGAACGAAGGGAATGTGAGGCCTAGGAGAACTTCCGATGCGAGGGTGAGTAATTATAGTAGGTCATCTAATGGAGATTGCATGTTTGATGGAGTTGATAGGAGCTCAAGAGAGGGAAGTGCAGGATTTGAGTTGGAAGGTTCGGTTGCGAAAGGGATTAGACATCAGCATTTCAAAGTTCAGCCAATGAAGAAACAAGGGGTGACAATAGCTAAAGGGCATAAGAACTATGAGCTTATGCTTAATCTGCAGTTGGGAATCAGGTATACATGATCTGTTGTTTTCTGCTCCTCATTCGCAcctgtttttgttttgtctCGTCTTTTTGCTTTTTGTCTGTCTTGGTACACTTTATGTTCTTCCCCTGCTTTTGATTCTTAATCTTTTCTCCCGCAAGTAATGAGATAAAATGAGTTGCCGGAGAAGCCTGTGCTGTAAATTCAAGTACATTGGAATCAATGCATGAATGACAGAATATTTCTTTATATCGTTCAGAAGTAGATGCATCAGATGTGTTTTTGAATCGTTTGGTTGCTTCGCATCAATCATTATTCTATGGAAAGATTCATTCTTCCCCATGCAGGTTCATGTTTCATGATATGTGATTCGCTTTACTGTTCTAAAAGTATCTTGGAGCATTTCTCCGAAAATGGGGAAAATAGTTTTATTTTACTAACTGCTTAAATCATTTGGTCTACTTATAAGATTGTGAGACCAGAGTGGCAGAAAAGAGAAACAAGACAAACAGTAGATTATGTTATAGTGTTactcttgaaatttgaaattattaTAGAAATCTTTCTTCCATGTAACTGATTTCTTATAGCACAGGCATTCTGTTGGAAGGCCTGCTCCAACTACATCTCTTGACCTGAAGAGTTCAGCATTCGATCCCAAGGAGAAAGTATGGACAAAATTTCCCCCAGAAGGATCCAAGTATACTCCACCCCACCAGTCATGCgacttcaaatggaaggattaCTGTCCTGTGGTTTTCCGGTAAGACCTACAAAAGTTTCTTTTGGTTAGTTGTGTGGTAAAGCAATTGTTGGATTTTGTTTCGTACAATAAGGAACAGCTGTCTTTGGAAGAGTTTGATATTTAACTCATAGTCTCCTATACCTTTTAGAATCAGAGTCACTGAATCTGCCTCGCTCTTCTTGTATGATACAAACATTTCCTTATTTTACATTCAAAACTCTTGGTTACTTTGTGATGGAAACATACATGGGTAACTGAATTGTTCTATTTATCTCTCAGGACTCTCAGGAAATTGTTCAAGGTAGATCCAGCAGATTACATGATATCAATATGTGGAAATGACGCTCTTCGAGAGCTCTCATCCCCTGGAAAGAGTGGAAGCTTCTTTTATTTGACAAATGATGACCGGTACATGATAAAGACAATGAAGAAGGCAGAAGTAAAAGTAAGttttatcttcttttcttttccccttTCCTTCCTGCTTCCTGCTCCGTTTGGATGTAGATATGTAGTCTCACTGCTCTCCTCAGATTACATTGAGTCCATTATGTTGCAACCGCTACTATTTTTAATAATCATGACATCTATCCAAATTAATACTGTGACTGAATTCTGATTTAATCCATTTATTCTCTGCACTAAATAATGTGCTGATCTCAACTTGGGCATCACAGGTGCTTCTAAGAATGCTTCGAGCTTACTATAATCATGTTAGATCCTTTGAGAATACTCTGGTCACCAAATTTTACGGCCTTCATTGTGTAAAGTTAACGGGGACTGCCCAAAAGAAGGTAATGTTGTTGGCCAGTGAACCCTTAGAATTTCTGAACTTCTGAAATAATGAACTTTATacttggcaaaaaaaaataataataataatgaactTTATAAATTTCCATTTTCCAGGTGAGATTTGTCATTATGGGGAATCTATTTTGCTCCGAGTTTGCAATTCACAGGCGGTTTGATTTAAAAGGCTCTTCCCATGGCCGCACAACTGATAAACCTGAGTCGGAAATTGATGCTACAACAACTCTTAAAGATCTCGAtcttaattatatatttagGTTGCAGAAGGTTTGGTTTCAAGAGTTCTGCAGGTATATTTTTATCTCTCTGTCTATCCATCTGTCTGTCACCCTTTTAGTTTAGGATATCAAAGATTATGAGAACGCTCACTTTCATTCATAATCTTGTGTTATGTTTTGTGAGAATAGCTAGGGAGAGTGGTCATCATTAGTCATTAGACTGATGTAATATAACTCCGATGTCAATTTTCTCTTAGTGACTGCTTAATGGGAGGAACTTAATGAGAGAAAAATAGTTCGTCGGTCAAATTGGTACAAATGTGGATTATACTTACCCATGCTATCATCTACAATCATGGATATTGAATATTAGTTCCTTGGTGGAGCTGCTAAAGCTGGAACTTTAGAACTCTTCTGAAGTATCGGTTATTatcaaaactcaaaagtaaCTAATGCCTGATTTTAGGAATAAGAAATGGTTGGTTGAGTTGGTGGAGCGTATGCTTTTCGGAAAAAAGAAATGGATTACACTTGATTGATATGTGCATACATGAGAATGTTTCGGTACATTAGAAGTTATATATGGAATATTTCAGCAGTATTGTGTTACTTTAGTTTCTCTTTGTGAGTTGAAGTGTACCTCAATGCAGGCAAGTGGACAGAGATTGCGACTTTCTTGAACAGGAAAGAATAATGGACTACAGTCTCTTGATTGGTCTTCACTTCCGAGAAGCTTCATGCACAGAAAAACCCAAAACTCCAGACCGAACCTCTGGAGCTCGTACTCCAACTGGTTATTTCTAGACCTTTCTTAAATTATTCATACATCTCATAATTCAAAGGAAAGCCTTTCTGAATGCATGAATTATGTTCCGACCTTGCAGGAAATAGCGACCCTGACAATGGTACCCCACGCCTTTCTAAAGTTGACATGGAACGGCTTCTTTCTGACCCGAACAGGTAGAAATGAATCCATTAACGTTGTGCCAAAATAATCATCCTTCAAAGAGCTCCCCGGTAATTATCATTATTTGATTTCGGGATTGCATTGTTTCAGGTGGTCTTCTATTAGGTTAGGTAGTAATATGCCAGCATGGGCTGAAAGGACAGTGAGAAGAAATGATTGTGAGGCTCAGTTGGTTGGAGACCCAACCGGAGAGTTGTACGATGTCATTCTGTTTTTTGGTATAATTGACATACTACAGGACTATGATATCAGCAAAAAGCTCGAGCATGCATACAAATCATTCCAATATGACCCGACCTCAATCTCTGCTGTTGATCCGAAGCAATACTCAAGACGCTTTCGTGCTTTCATCTTCAGAGTTTTTGTAGAAGACACATGATGGTGTAGTTTGACCACTAAATTTTAACTCGAAGCTTGGCAGTCATCCCTGTATAGTCATCGGTCTGTAGCGGAAATGACAATGCTTTGAAAACTAGCAGAAGCATCGGTTACATGGTCATTTGCGCTTGAAAAGTGGCTGCCATGGGGAGCACGCTTCGGCATATTGTTACTGCATTATTCCCCAGTGTCGTAATCTCTTTTAATTTATAGTCACAGATATATGATATGTTCTGGTTAGGGATTAAAGTTGTAAACCAGAGTTACTAGAAGCCTTTTGGAATTGTAAATGATAAAGTAAACCAAAAGGGGTGTGTAATTACAGTGGACATGACGTGATTCGTTCTGTATAAAAATTTGTTACTCTTCCCAGGTGAGGTTGTCTCTGGGATTTCAACTTTGAATGACAAACGTACAGGAGATGACGGATAGTTGATGATGCCTTTACAATTGGATGAACTATCTTTGTATTTTGTTTCTTCTACCTTTAAATTATTTTGGGATGTGATTCGTCGTAGCAAGAACAGATCATGATCTTCATCTATAGTCCTGCAGGTCCGAGATTCACTAGCCTGCCAGTGCAAaccagtaaaaaagaaaaactatatTCGATAATTTTTTAAAAGTCTCGAGGGTAAATTTGCAAGTTCATTGCAAACCTTTCGCAGGTGGTTTGATTCTAAAGTCTCTTCCCTGACTGTACTACCAATATGCCTGAGTAAAAAATTGATGTAAACAACTCTTTCAACAGTTCCATAGGTATATGTTCTTAAGTACAGAAAGTTCTCTTTCGTTTATGATACAGTGTTATAACTGCGAATGAATAGCTGGAGAGGGTGGCCATCCCAACTCATAATATTGATACATATTATGCAGCATCTCTATATCATCTCTCGTAATGACGATGATGAGGGCGCAGAATTTGATG encodes the following:
- the LOC126587489 gene encoding phosphatidylinositol 4-phosphate 5-kinase 6-like; protein product: MSKEFRFILKAWEATLRKTHTGGKKRANPLFTTMSVAPADHEPGEIYQDEKVLANGDFYTGQWVDNYAHGQGKYLWTDGCMYLGEWQKGRTSGKGKFSWPSGATYEGEFKNGYMDGKGTYMGSCGDTYRGSWVMNLKYGQGAKSFVNGDYYEGEWRRGLQDGQGRYQWKNGSHYIGQWKHGMIHGNGIMIWSNGNRYDGSWEEGLPKGNGTFRWADGSFYVGVWSKDSKEQNGTYYPAGSSGGNVDWDPQEVFAVDLNDCKVCPQETIPIYPSQKTMSWPGFEGEFLNKQPIYKNGNEGNVRPRRTSDARVSNYSRSSNGDCMFDGVDRSSREGSAGFELEGSVAKGIRHQHFKVQPMKKQGVTIAKGHKNYELMLNLQLGIRHSVGRPAPTTSLDLKSSAFDPKEKVWTKFPPEGSKYTPPHQSCDFKWKDYCPVVFRTLRKLFKVDPADYMISICGNDALRELSSPGKSGSFFYLTNDDRYMIKTMKKAEVKVLLRMLRAYYNHVRSFENTLVTKFYGLHCVKLTGTAQKKVRFVIMGNLFCSEFAIHRRFDLKGSSHGRTTDKPESEIDATTTLKDLDLNYIFRLQKVWFQEFCRQVDRDCDFLEQERIMDYSLLIGLHFREASCTEKPKTPDRTSGARTPTGNSDPDNGTPRLSKVDMERLLSDPNRWSSIRLGSNMPAWAERTVRRNDCEAQLVGDPTGELYDVILFFGIIDILQDYDISKKLEHAYKSFQYDPTSISAVDPKQYSRRFRAFIFRVFVEDT